In the genome of Cyclopterus lumpus isolate fCycLum1 chromosome 19, fCycLum1.pri, whole genome shotgun sequence, one region contains:
- the eme1 gene encoding crossover junction endonuclease EME1, with protein MGSYSDSTSDLDEELPVFDFLQAGRCRASPSHDSDASEATASAAKGNAAARTGTADVLMISSDSDDGVPYVPLAQRLAQRRGKAISASSSTGNGEDAERCSPLDLAGARLPRPNWPPGSERPLGLHQVSSGGPEASPVRRKPTRRTEEEIQASREEALWRRQAGRGQQKGKEALRQEQERQKAERKALAEAARALRPEECIKRMVVAVDPALLQLEGGGTLLASVQALGCSCAVEKQPVPRSVSWRRRTPGAQPDDSGGACVPEAHVVIQLTVDDFITLIHGYVQEERRVLGGSGPTLTSWVQEQQRRHPGKVLSLAVIDLEKYFRSQKSQSQKRFRDAVAGEERGGGKAKKRRKNGGDEARPEVSRVEVEEAVVHLQLHTGVSVRFLLAWKDFSAHIAMTTRAVAEAPYKREREQTGFSFYLESEWAGGQRVDRGGRGLLQAWRRQIQQFNRVSPDMASAILAAYPSPQLLRKAYSLCKTEREKISLLSDLVVRRGEGVTSTTRRVGPELSKRLFLMMNSCDPQQTLDSTV; from the exons ATGGGCAGCTACAGTGACTCCACCAGTGACCTCGATGAGGAGTTGCCCGTGTTTGACTTCCTCCAGGCGGGTCGATGCCGAGCTTCCCCGAGCCACGATTCGGATGCCTCTGAAGCCACGGCGTCCGCAGCGAAGGGCAACGCGGCCGCCCGCACGGGGACGGCGGATGTGCTGATGATCAGCAGCGATTCTGATGACGGCGTACCTTATGTCCCTCTGGCACAGAGGCTCGCGCAGAGACGAGGCAAAGCGATtagcgcctcctcctccaccggtAATGGGGAAGATGCCGAGCGCTGTTCGCCACTCGATCTGGCCGGCGCACGGCTCCCCCGTCCGAACTGGCCTCCGGGGTCAGAACGGCCGCTCGGCCTCCATCAGGTCTCGTCCGGGGGTCCGGAAGCCTCTCCTGTTAGGAGGAAACCCACCAGGCGGACAGAAGAGGAGATCCAGGCCTCCCGGGAGGAGGCTCTGTGGAGGAGGCAGGCCGGGCGGGGACAGCAGAAGGGCAAGGAGGCGCTCCGGCAGGaacaagagagacagaaagcagagaggaaggctctgGCCGAGGCCGCCAGGGCCTTGAGGCCGGAGGAGTGCATCAAGCGCATGGTGGTGGCCGTGGACCCAG CTCTTTTACAGCTGGAAGGAGGCGGCACTCTGCTGGCGTCGGTGCAGGCTCTGGGCTGCAGCTGCGCCGTGGAGAAACAACCGGTCCCACGCAGcgtcagctggaggaggaggactcccGGTGCCCAG cccGACGACAGCGGCGGCGCGTGTGTCCCAGAGGCCCACGTGGTGATCCAGTTGACGGTGGACGACTTCATCACTCTGATCCACGGCTACGTTCAG GAAGAGAGGCGTGTCCTGGGCGGCTCTGGTCCGACTCTGACGTCCTGGgtgcaggagcagcagaggcGTCACCCCGGTAAGGTCCTCAGCCTGGCGGTCATCGACCTGGAGAAATACTTCAG ATCCCAGAAGTCCCAGAGCCAGAAGCGCTTCCGAGACGCAGTCGCTGGCGAGGAGCGGGGGGGAGGGAAggcgaagaagaggaggaagaacggCGGAGACGAGGCGCGACCCGAGGTGTCGCGGGTTGAGGTGGAAGAG GCAGTGGTGCATCTCCAGCTTCACACCGGCGTCTCCGTCCGCTTCTTGTTAGCCTGGAAGGACTTCTCGGCTCACATCGCCATGACGACCAGAGCGGTCGCAGAGGCCCCTTACAA gcgagagagggagcagaCGGGCTTCTCGTTCTACCTGGAGAGCGAGTGGGCGGGGGGGCAGCGGGTGGAccgaggagggagggggctgcTGCAGGCGTGGAGGAGACAGATCCAGCAGTTCAACAGAGTCAGTCCGGACATGGCCTCGGCCATCCTGGCAGCTTACCCCTCCCCACAGCTGCTGAGGAAG GCTTACAGTCTTTGCAAGACCGAGCGTGAGAAGATCTCCCTCCTGTCTGACCTGGTGGTCCGCCGAGGAGAAGGCGTCACCTCCACGACTCGCCGCGTCGGCCCGGAGCTTTCCAAGCGCCTCTTCCTCATGATGAACTCCTGCGATCCTCAGCAGACTCTGGACTCCACCGTCTGA
- the mrpl27 gene encoding 39S ribosomal protein L27, mitochondrial: MAALASLMLKSRAGLLVPVQTSLLDSVRFASKKAGGSSKNLGGKSPGRRYGSKKYDGNYVHAGNILATQRQIRYHPGAHVGMGTNKTLFALEEGYVRYTKEVYVPAPRSPEATRVITKLPKGAVLYKTFVSVLPFKQEGKFKLVDMV; the protein is encoded by the exons ATGGCGGCGCTGGCGTCCTTGATGTTGAAGTCGAGAGCAG GTCTGCTGGTACCTGTCCAGACCTCTCTTCTGGACTCCGTGAGGTTCGCGTCCAAGAAGGCCGGCGGCAGCAGCAAGAACCTCGGTGGGAAGAGCCCCGGGCGAAGATATGGCTCCAAGAAATATGACG GTAATTATGTCCATGCGGGTAACATCCTTGCAACACAGAGGCAGATAAGGTATCACCCAGGAGCGCAC GTGGGCATGGGAACCAACAAGACGCTCTTCGCCCTGGAGGAGGGCTACGTCCGGTACACCAAGGAGGTCTACGTCCCGGCACCGCGCAGCCCCGAGGCCACCCGGGTCATCACCAAGCTGCCAAAAGGAGCTGTGCTCTACAAGACCTTCGTCAGCGTCCTGCCCTTTAAACAGGAGGGTAAGTTTAAACTGGTGGACATGGTCTGA